The Salinirubellus salinus genome segment ACTCGTAGTGCGTGCCGCCGCGGACGACGAGTTCGTAAGCAGGGACGCCCACCGCCCGCCAGTCCTCGAAGCCGCGGACCTTCGTGTCCGGGTCCGGCAGGCTCGACTTCGGTGCGGGCGTGAGGAAGTAGTCGGCCGACTGGCCCATCGCGGGGACGCGCGGTTCGACGGCCCGGTCCGGGGCGATCTCGCCGCCGAGCAGGTCGACCAGCCCCGCGCCCTCGTGGGGGTCGGTCTGCTCGACACTGCCGAGGTTGTCCCACGCGACGACGGCGTCGACGGGGTTCGAGTCGAGCGCGCCCGGCCACGGGTCGAGCCCCTGGACGACGCTCGCGCCGATGGCGCCGGCCGAGTGGCCGACGAGGCCGAGCCGCGAGCGGTCCAGCAGGTCGTGGACCGGGTTGTACGCCTCGACGGGGGCGGGCGTGTCGAGTCGGTCCGCGTTCGGCTGGTAGGGCACCTCGGGCGTCGAGTGGAGGAAGTCGACGGCGTCCACCTGGTTCGTGACGAACACGGAGGGCGCTGCGTTCGACCCCGGGGTGCCGTCGGGCGTGAAACTGTCCGAGCGGCCCTGCCCCCGCGGGTCGTAGGTGAGGACGACGTAGCCCGCCCGGACGAGCGCCTGCGCGAACCACCAGTAGGCCGTCTCCGGGGCCTGCACCGAGCCGTTGGTGAGGACGACGCCGGGGAACCGCTCGTTCGGGCGGCGCCCGACCGGGACCCAGAGGTGTCCCGAGAGCCGCGCCCCCTGCCGGTCGTGGAAGGCGACGCGGCGTCGCTCGCCCTCGGTGCCGTAGAACGGGTCGGTGTCCGGATAGCGCGTCGGGTCGCCGGTGCACTGCTCGCTCCACGTCGCGCAGGCGTTGGCGTGGGCCTTCCAGCCCGGTTCGGCGGCCTGCCGCTCGGCGTAGCCGGCGGCGTTCGCGGCGCTGCGGGCCTGCCACGCCTCGAAGAACGCCGGGTCGGTCGCCTGCTCGGCGGGCGCCTCGTGGGTCTTCGCGTAGTTCCGCACCTCGCGCTCGGCCCACGCCGCGGAGGGGTACGGCGGGTCGGCCGTGGCCCCACCGACCCCCAGTGCGGCACCGCCCGCCGCGAGTGTCCGGAGGAGCCACCGCCGGGAGACGGGGCTCGTCATGTCACGACGTCACAACGCCACCCCGTTAGAGCTGGTGCCGCCGTCCTCCGGGAGTTTATTTGTCGATACTGGAAGATGTGAAAGTTACCTCGTCACGGGGGTCGGTCGCCGTCCCTCGAATCACAACGGCTACGGGCCGGCCCGCCCGAGTCCGGCCATGGAACTGGGTGTCGTCGGACTGGGACGGATGGGGCGTATCGTCGTCGACAGGGTACTGGAGGCGGGCCACGACGTGGTCGCGTTCGACGTGGACCCGGACGCCGTCGAGGACGCTGCCGCGGCGGGCGCCACGCCCGCCGAGTCGCTCGACGAGTTCGCCGAGTCGCTCGGCGGTGCGGGCGAGGCGAAACGGATCTGGCTGATGGTGCCCGCCGGCGACCCGGTCGACGCCGCGCTCGACGAACTCGAACCGCACCTCTCGGCGGACGACGTGGTCGTCGACGGCGGGAACTCGCACTTCGAGGACAGCGTGCGCCGGGCCGAGGCCTGCCCCGCGCGGTACCTCGACTGCGGCACCTCCGGCGGTCCGGCGGGAGCGGACCTCGGCTTCTCGCTGATGGTCGGCGGCCCCGCGGACGCCTACGATGAACTCGTCCCCGTCTTCGACGCCGTCGCCACCGGCCCCGCCGGGCACGACCGGATGGGGCCCGCCGGCTCGGGCCACTACGTCAAGATGGTCCACAACGGCGTGGAGTACGCGCTGATGCAGGCCTACGGCGAGGGGTTCGAGCTGCTCCACGAGGGGCGCTACGACCTCGACCTCGAGGCGGTCGCCCGGACGTGGAACAACGGCGCGGTCATCCGCTCGTGGCTGCTGGAACTCTGCGAGGAGGCGTTCCGCGAGGAGGGGACGGACCTCGGCGACGTGGCCGACCACGTCGCCGGCGGCTCGACCGGCACGTGGACGGTGCAGGAGGCGCTCGAACGCGAGGTGGCGGTCCCGCTCATCTACCAGGCGCTCGGCGAGCGGTTCGACTCGCGGGCGGAGGCGAAGTTCTCGCGGCGGCTGGCCAATCGGCTGCGCTACGGCTTCGGCCGGCACGAAGTCGAGCGGGAGTAGTCGGCGCGTGACCAGTCCGGCGTGCTAGCACACTTGGTTTCCGGCAATCACGTGCTGTACCGAGAGGTGGAGGACCCTGGAACGAAGAGGGCTGGTGATGGACGGACTCGAAGACTCGCCGGACGGTGTCACCG includes the following:
- the gnd gene encoding phosphogluconate dehydrogenase (NAD(+)-dependent, decarboxylating), whose amino-acid sequence is MELGVVGLGRMGRIVVDRVLEAGHDVVAFDVDPDAVEDAAAAGATPAESLDEFAESLGGAGEAKRIWLMVPAGDPVDAALDELEPHLSADDVVVDGGNSHFEDSVRRAEACPARYLDCGTSGGPAGADLGFSLMVGGPADAYDELVPVFDAVATGPAGHDRMGPAGSGHYVKMVHNGVEYALMQAYGEGFELLHEGRYDLDLEAVARTWNNGAVIRSWLLELCEEAFREEGTDLGDVADHVAGGSTGTWTVQEALEREVAVPLIYQALGERFDSRAEAKFSRRLANRLRYGFGRHEVERE
- a CDS encoding alpha/beta hydrolase family protein — translated: MTSPVSRRWLLRTLAAGGAALGVGGATADPPYPSAAWAEREVRNYAKTHEAPAEQATDPAFFEAWQARSAANAAGYAERQAAEPGWKAHANACATWSEQCTGDPTRYPDTDPFYGTEGERRRVAFHDRQGARLSGHLWVPVGRRPNERFPGVVLTNGSVQAPETAYWWFAQALVRAGYVVLTYDPRGQGRSDSFTPDGTPGSNAAPSVFVTNQVDAVDFLHSTPEVPYQPNADRLDTPAPVEAYNPVHDLLDRSRLGLVGHSAGAIGASVVQGLDPWPGALDSNPVDAVVAWDNLGSVEQTDPHEGAGLVDLLGGEIAPDRAVEPRVPAMGQSADYFLTPAPKSSLPDPDTKVRGFEDWRAVGVPAYELVVRGGTHYEWSRLPTVPATSWAFGSALAAHYSVAWLDRWVKRPDEAGYHTADDRLLADDAWADHLSFYYRSARDFPTRNGQRRREDDVRAATLGERDDPASLPVRGDAGGRLGGQSSRRPRRR